One part of the Canis lupus dingo isolate Sandy chromosome 14, ASM325472v2, whole genome shotgun sequence genome encodes these proteins:
- the LOC112665330 gene encoding olfactory receptor 2L2-like, whose amino-acid sequence MEIRNETLSTDFILLGLFSGMKHTRLLVSVVLLIYTIAITGNTTLIFLIWVDPHLHTSMYFLLSQLSLIDLAFISSIVPKMMVNFFSGKKNISLVGCGTQIFFTLTLGIAECLLLTLMAYDRYVAICNPLKYSIIISPRVSQRMAIGSWVGGTLASLAHTAYAMHFPLCGPRELHNFFCEVKAILKLSCEDISAYEKGVVVTSIVVVLLPVSFILTSYILIFLQVLRINSHEGRIKALATCSSHLTVVIFYYGPAMLIYMRPGSSHIPILNQALFMFDTVLTPMLNPIIYSLRNREVVDSMKKVMGKFSIQNRFARFNE is encoded by the coding sequence ATGGAGATACGAAATGAGACATTGAGCACAGACTTCATTCTCCTGGGCCTTTTCTCTGGAATGAAACATACCAGACTTCTTGTCTCTGTTGTCCTCCTCATCTACACCATTGCTATCACAGGAAACACCACTTTGATCTTCCTTATCTGGGTGGATCCCCATCTCCACACCTCCATGTATTTCCTGCTTAGCCAACTCTCTCTCATTGACCTGGCTTTCATCTCTAGCATAGTCCCAaaaatgatggttaattttttctCAGGAAAGAAGAATATTTCCCTGGTTGGCTGTGGGACCCAGATCTTCTTCACTTTGACTCTGGGGATTGCTGAGTGCCTACTCTTGACCCTCATGGcttatgaccgctatgtggccatctgcaatCCTCTCAAGTACTCAATTATTATCAGCCCTCGGGTCTCCCAGAGAATGGCCATTGGGTCCTGGGTGGGAGGGACTCTAGCATCCCTGGCCCACACAGCCTATGCCATGCATTTTCCCCTCTGTGGCCCCCGGGAACTCCACAACTTCTTCTGTGAGGTCAAAGCCATTTTGAAGCTGTCTTGTGAGGACATCTCAGCCTATGAGAAAGGAGTAGTAGTGACTAGTATTGTGGTGGTTCTTCTCCCAGTAAGCTTCATCTTGACCTCCTATATCCTCATCTTCCTTCAGGTCCTGCGAATAAACTCCCATGAGGGAAGGATAAAGGCTCTGGCTACCTGTTCTTCCCATCTGACTGTGGTCATCTTTTACTATGGTCCAGCCATGCTAATATATATGAGGCCTGGATCTTCCCACATCCCCATTCTGAACCAGGCTCTCTTTATGTTTGACACCGTCCTTACTCCCATGCTGAACCCTATCATCTACAGTCTAAGGAACAGGGAGGTTGTAGACTCAATGAAGAAGGTAATGGGGAAGTTTTCCATTCAAAATAGGTTTGCACGTTTCAATGAATAG